The following coding sequences are from one Coffea arabica cultivar ET-39 chromosome 11e, Coffea Arabica ET-39 HiFi, whole genome shotgun sequence window:
- the LOC140021241 gene encoding uncharacterized protein gives MVKEWEMLGAVSEWNPKLGCQKVTFGNIRVTSAILDRIKEAQTEDPMLQKWRNKVEKGEQPDFSVSPEGILKYQNQQVKAEHQISSGLLQPFEIPEWKWENIMMDFVSGLPKTQKGHDAVWVIVDLLTKSAHFLPVNMKYSMDKLARLYMDEIVTPLRSVTVGRGKKLQPRFVGPYTILQRVGKVAYRLEFPPSLSRIHDFFHVSMLKKYYPDPTNVVQPEEIDIDEALTYEERPVQLLDRRIKELRNKQIPLVKVLWRNHGLEEATWEVEEEM, from the exons ATGGTCAAGGAGTGGGAGATGTTAGGAGCAGTTAGTGAGTGGAACCCTAAATTGGGATGccaaaaagtaacttttggaaatatCCGGGTGACATCCGCTATATTAGACAGAATCAAAGAGGCCCAGACTGAGGATCCCATGTTGCAGAAGTGGAGGAATAAGGTGGAAAAAGGAGAACAGCCTGATTTCAGTGTAAGTCCTGAAGGAATTTTGAAGTATCAGAATCAG CAAGTCAAGGCTGAACACCAAATATCCTCTGGACTGTTACAACCTtttgagatacctgaatggaagtgggaaaatattATGATGGATTTTGTCTCTGGATTACCAAAGACTCAGAAAGGACATGATGctgtttgggtgatcgttgaccTGTTAACCAAATCAGCCCATTTCTTAcctgtgaatatgaagtattccatggataagttGGCTCGGttgtacatggatgaaatt GTCACTCCACTACGAAGTGTCACtgtgggtagaggaaagaaacttcaaccacggtTTGTAGGACCTTATACAATTCTTCAACGAGTTGGGAAAGTAGCATACCGACTCGAGTTTCCGCCAAGTTTATCCCGAATTCATGACTTCTTCCATGTCTCGATGCTTAAAAAGTACTATCCTGATCCAACCAACGTTGTGCAACCTGAGGAGATTGACATAGATGAAGCACTCACCTACGAAGAGAGACCTGTACAATTACTCGATCGAAGGATTAAGGAACTGAGGAATAAACAAATCCCATTAGTGAAGGTTTTGTGGAGGAATCATGGACTAGAAGAGGCAACTTGGGAGGTGGAGGAGGAGATGTAA